From Panthera tigris isolate Pti1 chromosome D3, P.tigris_Pti1_mat1.1, whole genome shotgun sequence, one genomic window encodes:
- the DYNLL1 gene encoding dynein light chain 1, cytoplasmic has translation MCDRKAVIKNADMSEEMQQDSVECATQALEKYNIEKDIAAHIKKEFDKKYNPTWHCIVGRNFGSYVTHETKHFIYFYLGQVAILLFKSG, from the exons ATGTGTGACCGAAAGGCCGTGATCAAAAACGCCGACATGTCGGAGGAGATGCAACAGGACTCGGTGGAGTGTGCGACCCAGGCATTGGAGAAATACAACATAGAGAAGGACATTGCGGCCCATATTAAGAAG gAGTTTGACAAGAAGTACAACCCCACCTGGCACTGCATCGTGGGGAGGAACTTCGGTAGTTATGTGACACATGAAACCAAACACTTCATCTACTTCTACCTGGGCCAAGTGGCCATTCTTCTGTTCAAATCTGGTTAA